From Fusarium oxysporum f. sp. lycopersici 4287 chromosome 10, whole genome shotgun sequence:
TTCGACAGCTCGGTAAGAAATCTTCTTTCGCCATGCTTCAGGATCTTCATCCGGTTGCTCTTCTGCTGGTTTGTCATCGTTgaccttggcttcttcagcCTGAACTCGAGGATTTTGCAGAGGCTTCACATTCTTCATTAGACTGTCGCGAAGCTTGTCTTCATCCGCTTTGGTCTTTGGGTTCTTTAATCCAAGAGCACCGAGGAGAAGTCGTCGTCCGGCTCCCATGTCGACTTTGTGGCGGCGCTGAGCCGGGGCAGGCTCTTCTTCGACTGGGGTTGCGTCTTGGCTCGTAGTGACGGCTGGTGTTTCCTCTTCGACTTCGACTATCATAGGTCTGGCCTCCTTGTTTGGTGCGTCCTTGGGTGGGCTTGGGTCATCCCCTTGCTCATCACTCACGGCACTGAGAAGTGCCCGCTTTCGAGCCAGAAGCTCAACTTCCTCGCTTGCAGTACCATTGACAGACGGCTGAGATTGTGTATCATCCAGGGCCTGCATAGCCTTGAGTCTCTTGGCGTCTCGTTTCCGGGCATTCCTCTTCTGCGTCTTCGCCAGCCCAGTTCCAGGCGGCTTCGGCCCTTGAGCGGGTTCGGGTGCTGCTTTGACAGTTTGGCCATTGGTCTTGGGCTCGGAGTTTTCTGGAGCTTGCGGTTGCTTCGTTTGAGGCTGCTTTTTCGATGAAATCTCCTCGGGCTCTGACTCCGAATCGGATTCACTTGAGCTGGAGTCTGAGTCGCTTGAACTGTCGCTGCTGTCATCCGAGTCACTTTCAGCGGAGTCTTTGGTAGCCTCAGCGCCCTTGCTTGAATCGGAACTAGAATCTGAATCCGAATCAGAGTCACTCGAGTCGGAGTCTTCAGAGTCTTCCTGGGTGGTGTTGGCTGGCCGTGAAGGTGTCTGGGCCGGGACATCAGAGTCGTCACTTGAATCGTCGTCCGGATCGTCGTAGTCGCTGTCCGATTCTGAATTCGATTTCTTCTCCATATCCACGTCAGAGTCAGAGTCAGAATCAGAATCGGAGTCAGAGTCTGAACTACTGCTGGAGCTCGAtgcatcttcctcctcattaGGGACTTCACTAATCAAAGGTCTTGATGTCTGGTTCTGCGACACGCGTGGCGTACTAATAGGCgctggctcttcttcaatctcttgaaTCAATGGGCGTGTTGCGTCCTTAGTCTCCGCCTGACCAGGGAGGAGTAATATTCGATCTTCTgggtcttcatcttcactaGGCTGGTCGAGATTGAGTGACGGCGCATCTGAGAGCCCGGGGCCTAGAAGAACTCGTTCAAGCGCTTCATCGTAGCTGATCACGGGCTTGTTGGCTTCGGACAGTTTTTCGTATGTTTTTCGCAGATCCTTGTTTTGGTTCAATTCGTCTTGCAGCGTGGAAACTGGAGTCAGGGGAAATGCAGCTCGCAGAGCAGTGATCTTGTCGAGCCACGACACGTCGAACCCGTGTGTAGGCAGAAGTGCTTGTGGATCTTGGCTGTTGTCTCCCGAAAGAAGGGTTTCCTGTTCCTTAGCAGGCGTTTGCTCGACTATGGCATTGTCTTCTTGCAGAAGTCTCAGCTCGTCAGAAAGATCCGCATCCAAGTTGTCCTCGTCGCTACCTTCAGcgtcgtcttcatcctcctcgtctaCCGCAGACTCTGCGTGAACTTCTTCTATAGGCTGAAAATCGTTTTCGTCGTCAaggtcttcatcctcgtcctcttcttcgagttGATCGCCGTCCACAAATCTTGCTCTCAAGCGAACACTGCCCGGTTCCTCCAGTTCAGGGGGTACAGAGTCTTTCAGCAAGAGCTGCTCTGAttggtcttcttcgtccGCATATGAaccatcatcgtcgtcttcgtcgAGCTCTTCTTCGTGTGTGATACGTGCTCGTTTTCGAGGGGGTAGGTCAAGTGCTGGACGATCGCGTGGCGCCCTTAACCACGGCCTTCCAAAAGCAAGTCCATCGATAAGATGCTTTCCGTCGTAGGATATTTGGTGTCGGCCGCTGAGTCTTCGTCGTCTTAAATCGTCGGTAGAAAGTGATCTTATTCTGTGAAACTGTTAGTATGCGAAAACATCGGGGGAAGAGCTGCAGGTCATACAAAACTTGGTCATCCTCCTTCAAAACTTTGCCGACGGGCTGAAAATGTAGCAGCTCGAAACTATCGCCCTTGCCATCATACAGCTCGACAACATAGTCCTCAAGACCCCAGTCGCCACTCTCAAGCGGCACTACCTCATTGACCAGCGCGAGGAGCCTAGCCACAGTCAAATCGTCGTTTGCGACGCAAGGCCAGACGAGTTTAACGTCGGGGACGGCATGTCTGCGGATGACGAGCCGCAAACGAATCGTCGTGGACATTATGGGAGGTTTCTTTTGTACCCTATGATAGCATGGTTATATTAAAGTCGcaaaggaaaaaagaagaactAATGCGGTGTGAAAATGCGAAAATCGGCGCGaaaagaagttgaagatgcgattttgagaagcttgacaCGCGCCGGCAAAGAAAAGAGCTAGGCCTGTAAAATCGTCACAGCAGCTCCTTCAACGACAAGGCCCGACCCACTATCAACGACAACCGTTTAGGATCGACCATTTCGGAAATGAAAGTGCAGAAAGGATATTAAGCTATCGAATATCGAGTTGTTACCCATTTTCTAGCGAATAGTTGCATAGCTTGAGATTGTATCGCTATTTACTGGCTCAAATTATTCTTAAATCCTCAAAGACATCTGGTTTCCAAGAAAGTGGGTGTGGGTGTAAATATGAACCTCTAATGCCAATCCAACACCAATGGAATTAGATCATCAGGGTACAAAGCCAAAGTTGTTCCATTCCTGGATAGCAagcatcttgttcttgtaaACACATTGAGGTTTGggcaaaaaagaaaagtctTATGATAAATGATAACAACCTTATGATATAATCAGCTTCTGGTATCCTGAGCCTGTACACCAACAATGCACCAGTGATTGCAAGTCATGATGCAAAGCGCAGCTCCCGAACATATTGGGTGTGTGGTTTTGTCTACATATACATCAAGCTCCTGCCGCCAACGCCGTCAATCAATCCCAAAGAACGACGATAAACTCCATTCAATGATGACAAGAGCTCCTGGCCAAACAACATCTTCCATATTGGTATATTTCGTTATGTCTTGATAGTCTACTGTGGGAGCGCTGCCATATCGAGCATATGGCCCATTTTCTCGATCTAAGATCCATTGTTAGCTGACAGCTTATAAGGAGCTGGTCTGTCTTATTATAACATACCTTCGTCTTAAGATAGCCCTCCACCTCTTGGCTCCTGAACCCTCCCCGACCCTTCCAGGACAGAGGAACCATAGCCACACGCTCCCTGACCACAACCTCCCTATTAGGGCCCTCAACCGCGCGAATCTTGTCAGGATTGTTGGTCAACAATCGAACCTCTGGCTGTCCAAGATCAAGCAACATAGCCGTAGCCAAGCCATAGCTTCGAGCATCAGCAGGATGGCGCAACAACAAATTCGCTTCAACAGTATCAGATCCCAAATCCTGAAGATTATaagccttgagcttctcgccAAGACCAATTCCACGACCTTCCTGTCGcagataaataataataccGCCGGCCTTGTTACCAGGTAGACTCATCAGACGAGCAGCTTCGTCGAGTTGTTCTCCGCAGTCGCATCGCGCTGACCATGCTGTCTCACCCGTGTAGCACTCGGAGTGAATTCTCACCAGGGGAGGCTGGTCTGACGGCTGCGGTGGCTGTTGCTCTTGAGGCGCTGCTGACTCGACACCACTGGTTGTGCGACCGGGGAACAGTCTACCTGTGTATGCGCCGCGCACCATGCGGTCCATCTCGGTCTCGCCCTCTCGAACAGCATCCAGACTCTTACTTCGGATATTGTTGCCAAACACAATAGCAAGGTGTTCCTTGTTATCCACATTGTTGGTGTACAGGTGCAAGAACATCTCGGTGCCTGCTACCGTGGGAATACGGGCACGAACAATGCACTCAACCTCCGGGAGAGTCTGGAGGAGCTTGGGTTTCTTGGATCCGCATCCTCCGGAAGGAATGGAGCTATCGACAGGAACACCGCGAAGGCCGGCAGTCGACGGTGTAGAAGTTCCGGGTGTAGAGGGGGGTGTGAATGATGGCGAGAGCAGTGAAGGCGGAGGTTCTTGGCCGATCGGCGTCTCGGGATCGGGGTGGGCGGAGACGGAAGCGGAGGCGGGAGTGGAGGGAGCGGGGGAGAGTGACAATGAGTCTATGGATTGCTCAAGGGATTGTTCGTTGTGCGAGGTAGAAGCATCTGCGGCCTCTGTCTTGGGAGAGTAGAAGGAGGGCAGAGCTGAGCTGGAGCCCGCCGGTGAGCCTGTCATGGTATCAGACGGCATGTTCTGGCTTGAGGCGGGCAAGGACGGCGCCGCGATCGGGTTTTGGGGGATTCGGATTCAAGTGTCGCAAACTCGGGCGGAGCGGTTCGCTAAATGTGATTCGATCGGTGGGAGGTAAAGTCGTTGTTACAAAGAGCGGGAGAGAGGTAATTGGGTATACAGAATGGCCGTGTGTAGCCTGTTGTGTTGAAGCAATGGATTGAGTAGTGTAATTCTGTGTATGGCGATAGTTTGCGGAACCATGACTTGATAGAATGGTGGGGTTGCTTGAATTCAAGGGTACAAAACGGGGTTGGTCTCATTAGTCATCGGTTTCTACGACATTTCCATCACGCGCGCTCATGACAATTTCACCGCGGGGTTGGATCCTGATTATATCCGCGAGAATATGCGATTATGTCTTGATAGAACGATCAATGATATCAGGTCAACTATTGAAATTGATAAGATATAACATTCGTCAAGAACATATTCCGTATTATCAAAATGCTTACAATACTGCTTCGGCCGTGAGGACGGGACTTGCACGGGATATGCCTCTAGAGAACCTCGGCGAAAGCGGCCGAGGCCGGCGAGCGGGGCGCCGTTGACGGGAGTCTCTGTCAGCATTTCCAATCCACCAATGATTCTGAGTCAGTAACCGAAACATGCGGATAATCATCCGCTCCTCATGTGAACTCTTCCAGTTGTGCTGTCGGGTAGGGGAATTCCgctatatataagaaccAGTATGTCATTGCGAGTTGATTGACTCGAATAATGACGTCTTTGACTTTCCAAGCTTTGAGTTGTTGTCATGATCAATAAACTTGGTGGCCAAAGTAAAAGGTTGAGTTCGTTCGGCCTCAATGTATTAATTGAAGCTATTCCAATATGTCACGCGACTTCAAAGGTATATATGTAACACACAACCAAGACTGGGGAATCACATAAGGAACAAATACAGCAGAGATTATTTGCCAATGTTTGATAAGTCACCAGTGGCATGAAGCTGTGCAATTGCTATAGATGAACCTTCTGACTCTCGAAAATGAAGAGCTTTAGGGTAAGCCAGTACCATGGCGTTGACAAACTCATGCCAAGACCACGACCGTTTACCAAGCATCTCACGGTCTCCCCGCCATTTATTACTACGATGCCCTCAGACAAACAACACGGGAGTTCACGAGACCACCCGTCATCAGCAAATACACTTCACTCCCTCGCACGAAACAGCcagtcatcaaagaagggATGAAACAAGGCCATCTCAGCCCTAATGCAGGTCCAGCGTTACAGTAGACCTAACCGCCGTGGCAGAATCTCATAGCTGTCACTCCACGAGAATAAGGGGATGAACTGATAGCTTCTTTGTTCCCCCTGTTTCATGAGCGCGCAAGCAAACACGTACCTAGCTGAAGCTGATAGGGCTGGCGTTACCCCCCGGATGCACCCCTGAACACATAGCAAACTGCCGAAGCGCTGGAGCGGTGTGATTGTTCTTTAGGTTTAATGACAGGATCGCCTTGGCTGAAGTATCATTAAAAGCTGCAGAGACAGCGAAGCAGATGATGTCGATCGCTGTGAAAGAAGCATGACGTTGAAGGATAGCCCTGCCGGTCCGACTGTGCCTTGGTGATCCTTTTGCACGTGGCTTGCTTATCCCCACTGGTCAATGCTGGCCCCTATGCGCCTTGGAGCAACAACTCATGTACATACTGTACGGTtccaaggaagaagaaaagagttACAAGGATAAGATGCTGACTGCACAGAACTCGCAGGGCTGTGGAAATGCCTCATCAGGGGGAGCTTAAGGTAAGGGCTGAGCCTGAGGGGGGCTGGGTGGCGGAGGGTGCAAGCCACATCACGCCAAGGGGTCATTGAAAGGCCTCCAAATGGAAAAGAACAGAAAAACGTGGTGTTCCTGATCGCGATTGAGTTATTCATCGAAGTTTTTGAGTATCAGTTGGGGAAAGAAATAGATGTCAATAAGCCACGGCATGCGGTTGAGAAAATTACTTCGAGCCCTATCTCACACGTTGTCATAGATCTGTGTAAATACCGATTCAGCCACTCGACTTTAAGTGCTGTGACATAAGAGGCATTGTGATAAATTGAAAAGTGACACATGCAAAAGCAATTACTGCAAGTTGAATCACTCTGAGGCCAGTCGAAGGGATGGTGTCTCAGTACTCTTAAGCGCTGAGGCTGTCATTTTGATATGGTCACACAAATGAATTGGCAAAAGTAAAGTGAGGTGGATGGCAATGTATTGACATTTCATCAAGTATGTACACGAGAAGTAGATGTAAAACAAAAACATATCTATCCTTTTTCCTTCCTGTATCCTGTGTACCATTCCAAAAGTTTCATATCATTCGTAGCGAGTGATACGCCCCCTACATCTGTCTGCTAGGGCGGCGATTTTCTATTGTGATCATCGTAGCATGTAAGACATAAGACATGCGTTGTCATCTACTGAGCAGCGACCTTCTTGCCAGAGCCGTAGGCGATGTTCTCGaccttgaggttgaggtccTTGACGGAGCCGAGACCGCTGGGGCACTCAGGCTGGTTGCTGACGGCAAGGTTGAGGTGGCACTTCTCGTCGACACCGTGCTTGCAGACGGGGTCGTTGATGTTGTAGAGCTCGTAGTTCTGGGCAACCCAGCTATTGGGCTCGCTGAGGCAAGAGGCGACGTAGTTCATGGAGTTGGCGGCGGCAAGGGGGAGCTTGCCGTTGTCGAGGATGTCCTTGCACTTGGAGGCGTGGACGTACTCGTAGTTCATGGCGATGCCACCGCCCTGCTGGGGGTCCTTGGTGGCAGACTCGCCGAAGCCAAGGTAGTTCCAGGCATCGTAGGAGATGTCGTGAGCGCCACCGGAGGAGTCAATCTTGAGGAGATAGACGGAGCGGCCCTCGTTGGAGACCTTGACACAGATGTTGTTGCAGTCAACGGAACCGGGCCAGTAGGCGACGcggttggtgttgatcttGCAGCCGAGAACTCCAATGCTGCTGGAGTACTGGTCGTGGGGGGTGATGCTGGCAGAGCCCGAGTCACCACGGGGGAGAGGGCCGGCAGAGACCAAGGCggcagaagaagcagcaagGATGGTGGTGAACTTGGTGAACATTTTGACGGTGTTGTAGAGAAAAAGTTCTTGACTTTTTATGTACTTTGAATTGTGTGTTGTATTCTGGAGACTGGCTCGACTTGTTGTATCTCAACGCACGGcggagagagagagaatgAATGGGCAAGTTGAGTGGTTTGTAAGGACTGATCTCAGATCAAGGTCTGGAGCGACGGCCAGCCGAGTGAATGTAAGAAGATTTGGATAAAAGGAAGGAATCTCACAAGAGAGTGTGTGTTGAATCAAAGGAAAGATCTTGCATTAGAGGTGGATGAGACGGGAGTTTATATACATGAGATTGAGTATGAGAGCGGCTCTCCACAAGGTCCTGTCAACCGGAGGTACATCCTGAGATCTCGGGGAATCAAACATTTCAATTTTTGCAAAGGGAGAGACTAGCCAGGGCGTGTGCATGTGTCTAGGGGACAAAGGGCTGCGTGTACATGCATCGAGGCGAAACAGCTTAGACGTGGCCGAGCAAAACAGTGACCTCTGGAGTTGAAGTTTGTGGAGGAGTGGAACTCGGGTGCAAGCATTAGACCCATCAGGTCCCCAGAGTCAGAGTCAGTGAGAGGAAACAAACAGGCGACATGATTCGCGAGGTCAGAACATGGGGGCAAGTTCACTAGTCAAGAGTCGGTGTTGTATCCAGAGAGTGAAGTTTTTTAGTTGTCTCCGCCAGGCACGCTGCCGGCAAGAGAAACAAGAGAGGTGTGGTAGGGTAGACCCAAGGGCAGCCATTGGCCGGGTGTCTTCTGGTAGCGTTCCGGAAAATGTCTCAGTGGATGAAGTCTTAGGCACGGTGCGTTAGTCAGGGACCCGGCACGGCGGCAGATGCACACACTCAAAGGTTTGAGGTGTCGGGCCGTGGGCTCTGACTGGTTTTGTGCCTGGCACGATGCCACGCTGTGCCTGACCCTCCCTTGCCCCCCTTGTTCTTGTGCCTGAGCAACCCATGTCTGTGCATTCGAGCCTCAGGAACGGGAACGGGAAACCTCTATCAATTGCCGTACTCTCAGCCTCAGGCACAGTAATCGATCGATCGCATGGCTTCTTTGAGTCGTGCCATTATACCTCTAGAATCTAGAATAAAAGTGTGAGTGGATTAATGTAGCAGTGCAGTTTTATTCGCGCGCTCCGTTTTCTCAGGCTATACAGGTGAATAACTAAGGTAGGATAGGTAGACAGACAATGGACTAGACGGAGCAGAAAACGGAGCGAAAACTCTGCAGGCCCACGATACGTGCAGCATGCTTCGCGCCACGATCGAGCCTCTCAATTTGTATGCCCGATATCGAAGAATGTCTGCCCGACAACTCAACGCCAACACTGTGATTGTGATACTGTACGGATGCAGGCACCGTCCAAAATGGTCGCGCTACACAACAGCACCAAGAAATGCCAAATGCCTCAGGTTCTGAGACGGTGGATCAGATGAAAACTCATCCAACCAACAGCGTCTGCGAAGTTATCTAGGACTTGTCAAAAGTACCATTCTACAAGGCAGACTGTACATTGAAATAATTTC
This genomic window contains:
- a CDS encoding GTP cyclohydrolase II; the protein is MPSDTMTGSPAGSSSALPSFYSPKTEAADASTSHNEQSLEQSIDSLSLSPAPSTPASASVSAHPDPETPIGQEPPPSLLSPSFTPPSTPGTSTPSTAGLRGVPVDSSIPSGGCGSKKPKLLQTLPEVECIVRARIPTVAGTEMFLHLYTNNVDNKEHLAIVFGNNIRSKSLDAVREGETEMDRMVRGAYTGRLFPGRTTSGVESAAPQEQQPPQPSDQPPLVRIHSECYTGETAWSARCDCGEQLDEAARLMSLPGNKAGGIIIYLRQEGRGIGLGEKLKAYNLQDLGSDTVEANLLLRHPADARSYGLATAMLLDLGQPEVRLLTNNPDKIRAVEGPNREVVVRERVAMVPLSWKGRGGFRSQEVEGYLKTKIEKMGHMLDMAALPQ